The following proteins come from a genomic window of Streptomyces sp. NBC_00539:
- a CDS encoding acyl-CoA carboxylase subunit beta → MTVADVNVRVAELGAIKESAELGPSPSASQAQHARGKLTVRERLDLLFDPGTFREIEQLRRHRASGFGLEDRRPHTDGVVTGWGKVDGRRVFVYAHDFRIFGGSLGEAHAQKIHKVMDLAVAAGAPLVSLSDGAGARIQEGVTALAGYGGIFRRNVAASGVIPQISVMLGPCAGGATYSPALTDYVFMVRDIAQMYITGPDVVQAVTGERISHNDLGGAQVHSSVSGASAFLYDTEEECLEEVRHLLSLLPSNNRELPPSVAADDPADRRCGALAELVPADPNRSYDMRAVIEEIVDDGDLFEVHANWATNIICGLARLDGHVVGIVANQPASLAGVLDIHASEKAARFVQTCDAFSIPLVTLVDVPGFLPGSDQEHNGVIRHGAKLLYAYCAATVPRVQVILRKAYGGAYIVMDSRSIGADLSFAWPTNEIAVMGAEGAANVVFRREIAAADDPEAARAQRVKQYRQELMHPYYAAERGLVDDVIDPAMTRQVLVDALEALRAKHVPLPERKHGNPPF, encoded by the coding sequence ATGACAGTTGCCGATGTGAACGTGCGAGTGGCCGAACTGGGAGCGATCAAGGAGTCGGCCGAGCTGGGCCCGTCGCCGAGCGCGTCGCAGGCGCAGCACGCCCGGGGCAAGCTGACGGTGCGCGAGCGGCTGGACCTGCTGTTCGATCCGGGCACGTTCCGGGAGATCGAGCAGCTGCGCCGTCACCGGGCTTCCGGATTCGGGCTGGAGGACCGCCGGCCGCACACCGACGGCGTGGTGACGGGCTGGGGCAAGGTCGACGGCCGCCGGGTGTTCGTGTACGCGCACGACTTCCGGATCTTCGGCGGCTCGCTCGGTGAGGCCCACGCGCAGAAGATCCACAAGGTGATGGACCTCGCGGTCGCGGCGGGCGCCCCGCTGGTCTCGCTGAGCGACGGCGCGGGGGCCCGTATCCAGGAGGGCGTGACCGCGCTCGCCGGGTACGGCGGCATCTTCCGCCGCAACGTCGCCGCCTCCGGGGTGATCCCGCAGATCAGCGTGATGCTCGGGCCGTGCGCGGGCGGAGCGACGTACTCCCCCGCCCTGACGGACTACGTGTTCATGGTCCGTGACATCGCGCAGATGTACATCACGGGCCCTGACGTGGTGCAGGCGGTGACGGGCGAGCGGATCAGCCACAACGACCTCGGCGGCGCGCAGGTGCACTCGTCGGTGTCCGGCGCGAGCGCGTTCCTGTACGACACGGAGGAGGAGTGCCTGGAGGAGGTGCGCCACCTGCTGTCGCTGCTTCCTTCCAACAACCGGGAGCTGCCGCCGTCGGTGGCGGCGGACGATCCGGCCGACCGGCGGTGCGGGGCGCTGGCGGAGCTGGTGCCGGCCGATCCCAACCGCTCGTACGACATGCGCGCCGTGATCGAGGAGATCGTCGACGACGGGGACCTGTTCGAGGTCCACGCCAACTGGGCGACCAACATCATCTGCGGTCTGGCCCGGCTGGACGGGCACGTGGTCGGCATCGTCGCCAACCAGCCCGCCTCCCTCGCCGGCGTGCTGGACATCCACGCCTCGGAGAAGGCCGCCCGGTTCGTGCAGACCTGCGACGCGTTCAGCATCCCGCTGGTGACGCTCGTGGACGTGCCGGGCTTCCTGCCGGGCAGCGACCAGGAGCACAACGGGGTCATCCGGCACGGTGCGAAGCTGCTGTACGCGTACTGCGCGGCCACGGTGCCGCGGGTGCAGGTGATCCTGCGCAAGGCGTACGGCGGCGCGTACATCGTCATGGACTCGCGCTCGATCGGCGCGGACCTGTCGTTCGCGTGGCCCACCAACGAGATCGCCGTGATGGGTGCGGAGGGCGCGGCGAACGTCGTCTTCCGCCGGGAGATCGCCGCCGCGGACGACCCGGAGGCGGCGCGCGCGCAGCGCGTCAAGCAGTACCGCCAAGAGCTGATGCACCCCTACTACGCGGCCGAACGCGGCCTCGTGGACGACGTCATCGACCCGGCCATGACCCGGCAGGTGCTGGTGGACGCCCTGGAGGCGCTGCGGGCCAAGCACGTGCCGCTGCCCGAACGCAAGCACGGCAACCCGCCGTTCTGA
- a CDS encoding acyl-CoA carboxylase epsilon subunit — protein MTERAEPLMRIGRGTPDGAELAALLLVLLAAGRQREHPGADAAHGPRAAAWGPARGWRPPGTWTAR, from the coding sequence ATGACCGAGCGGGCCGAACCACTGATGAGGATCGGGCGCGGGACCCCGGACGGCGCCGAACTCGCCGCGCTCCTCCTGGTGTTGCTCGCCGCCGGCCGGCAGCGGGAGCACCCCGGCGCGGACGCCGCGCACGGGCCCCGGGCCGCCGCCTGGGGTCCGGCGCGCGGCTGGCGCCCGCCCGGCACCTGGACCGCCCGGTGA
- a CDS encoding thioesterase II family protein, with product MTATTTTTAGAWLRRFHPAEDAPVRLVCLPHAGGSASYYFPVSRALSPQADVVAVQYPGRQDRRHEPCLDDVRELADRVVAQLLPWCDRPVALFGHSLGATLGFEVALRLEEAGHPPVALFASGRRAPSRHREDERIHLAPDERLLATIKGMSGTDPAVLADDELLRAVLPAIRGDYKAAESYRYRPGPLLNCPVLVLNGDADPEVTALEAEGWTDHTRGPVSFHWFTGGHFYLNEHAAEVIGLVRRRLAGS from the coding sequence ATGACCGCGACCACGACCACGACCGCAGGCGCCTGGCTGCGCCGGTTCCACCCCGCCGAGGACGCGCCCGTACGGCTGGTCTGCCTGCCGCACGCGGGCGGCTCGGCCAGCTACTACTTCCCGGTGTCCCGGGCCCTGTCCCCGCAGGCCGACGTGGTGGCCGTGCAGTACCCGGGCCGCCAGGACCGCCGCCACGAGCCGTGCCTGGACGACGTACGGGAGCTCGCCGACCGGGTGGTGGCGCAGCTGCTGCCGTGGTGCGACCGGCCGGTGGCGCTGTTCGGGCACAGCCTGGGCGCGACCCTCGGCTTCGAGGTGGCGCTGCGGCTGGAGGAGGCCGGGCACCCGCCGGTTGCGCTGTTCGCGTCGGGCCGCCGGGCGCCGTCCCGGCACCGGGAGGACGAACGGATCCACCTCGCACCGGACGAGCGGCTGCTGGCCACCATCAAGGGGATGAGCGGTACGGATCCCGCCGTGCTCGCCGACGACGAACTGCTGCGGGCGGTGCTGCCGGCGATCCGCGGCGACTACAAGGCCGCGGAGAGCTACCGGTACCGGCCGGGACCGCTGCTGAACTGCCCGGTGCTGGTGCTGAACGGGGACGCCGACCCGGAGGTGACCGCCCTGGAGGCCGAGGGCTGGACCGACCACACGAGGGGTCCCGTGTCCTTCCACTGGTTCACCGGGGGGCACTTCTACCTGAACGAGCACGCCGCAGAGGTCATCGGCCTGGTCCGCAGGCGCCTCGCAGGGTCCTGA